In one Sphingobium sp. MI1205 genomic region, the following are encoded:
- a CDS encoding carboxymuconolactone decarboxylase family protein, producing MTDMKRLNWSEIAPEGAKALFGVHHYVTKTTDLPEELIHLVFLRVSQINGCAHCIDMHTRDLLKTMAIDKVALVPVWAEVPHLFSDQYRAALAWAEEVTNISSTHASDKAYAAAAAAFAEKDLVDLTLVIAAMNAFNRLGAPFRLPVAAKP from the coding sequence ATGACCGATATGAAGCGTTTGAACTGGTCGGAAATCGCTCCTGAAGGCGCCAAGGCCCTGTTCGGAGTCCATCATTATGTGACCAAGACTACGGATCTTCCCGAAGAGCTGATCCATCTGGTGTTCCTACGTGTGTCGCAAATCAACGGGTGCGCCCATTGCATCGATATGCACACTCGTGACCTGCTCAAGACCATGGCGATCGACAAGGTCGCGCTGGTCCCTGTCTGGGCTGAGGTGCCGCACCTGTTTTCCGACCAGTATCGAGCAGCGCTGGCCTGGGCCGAGGAAGTGACCAACATCAGCTCGACCCATGCTTCGGACAAAGCGTATGCGGCTGCTGCCGCCGCCTTTGCGGAAAAGGATTTGGTCGATCTCACGCTAGTTATTGCGGCGATGAACGCGTTCAATCGTCTTGGCGCGCCATTTCGCCTTCCCGTCGCCGCGAAGCCATAG
- a CDS encoding TonB-dependent receptor plug domain-containing protein — protein MLAMTTAIVTTQAHAQSIDSAAPTDGTFTLGQIIVTAPRPEGIAIGQTTLSSDAIYTFNRNTLDEAVNLMPGVSSSNSGGSRNERLIFVRGFDRFQVPLSLDGIRVYLPADNRLDYGRFLTPDIAEVQVAKGYASVLDGPGAMGGAVNLVTRKPTKALEAEVRGTLSFDRGADYAGYNVFALLGTKQDRWYAQASYTRNFQDHWDLAGGYTPTPGSAEDGGARDFSRTRDWRVNAKFGFTPNDTDEYSISYTRQEGAKNAPLHVTDGVATQRNWNWPYWNIESVYFLSTTALGDCATLKTRAYVNSFDNLLRSFDNRTQTTQTLGRAFNSYYADKAWGGSAQLDVDLTDADRFSLAAHYRRDKHVEWQQGFPSGFTEPGQTNVEDTYSIAAENRLALLPKLSFIVGASYDWRDLKQAEEYGTPPTGGAARIFSYPLRNASAFNGQGQLLWTPDADTGIHASISSRARFPTIFERFSTQFGTAASNPDLKAERATNYEIGGSRQFGPLRAEGAVFYSDISDAIVSVRPAGFPANSTQRQNLGSAEYYGAELALTARLNQTLELGANYTYTHRSFDIGTPAAGTVVPVFRLTDVPTHKGFIYASWSPIRALNIVPSVDIASDRTTVSTASPRVYYRTGSYVQANLRIDYTLLNGVEIGVGARNLFDDNYTLTGGFPEPGRSLFVSIRARY, from the coding sequence ATGCTGGCCATGACCACGGCGATTGTCACCACACAGGCGCACGCCCAAAGCATAGACAGCGCGGCGCCTACCGACGGCACTTTCACGCTAGGTCAAATCATCGTAACTGCGCCACGGCCCGAGGGCATCGCGATCGGTCAAACGACACTTTCATCTGACGCCATCTATACTTTCAATCGCAACACGCTTGATGAAGCTGTCAACCTGATGCCTGGCGTGTCGTCCTCGAACAGTGGCGGTTCGCGCAACGAACGGCTGATCTTCGTTCGGGGCTTTGACCGGTTCCAAGTGCCGCTCTCACTGGACGGTATTCGCGTCTATCTGCCTGCAGACAACCGGCTCGACTATGGTCGTTTCCTGACCCCCGACATTGCCGAGGTTCAGGTCGCCAAGGGCTATGCCTCCGTTCTTGACGGACCCGGCGCGATGGGCGGTGCGGTTAATCTCGTGACACGCAAGCCGACCAAGGCGCTTGAGGCCGAAGTTCGCGGCACCCTCAGCTTTGATCGCGGTGCCGATTATGCAGGCTATAATGTTTTCGCCCTGCTCGGGACCAAACAGGACCGATGGTATGCGCAGGCTTCCTACACACGCAACTTTCAGGATCATTGGGACTTGGCTGGTGGCTACACGCCAACACCCGGCTCAGCCGAGGATGGCGGCGCGCGCGACTTCTCGCGTACCCGCGACTGGCGGGTAAATGCAAAGTTCGGCTTCACGCCCAACGATACCGATGAATATTCGATCAGCTACACCAGGCAGGAGGGCGCCAAGAACGCGCCGCTCCACGTCACTGATGGCGTCGCAACCCAACGCAATTGGAACTGGCCTTACTGGAATATCGAAAGCGTCTATTTTCTTTCGACCACGGCACTTGGTGACTGCGCGACTTTGAAAACGCGAGCCTATGTCAATAGCTTCGACAATCTGCTTCGTTCGTTCGACAACCGCACGCAGACTACGCAAACGCTTGGTCGCGCCTTCAACAGCTATTATGCCGACAAGGCTTGGGGCGGCTCCGCCCAGCTCGATGTCGATTTGACTGATGCCGACCGGTTCAGTCTGGCCGCGCACTATCGGCGCGATAAGCATGTTGAGTGGCAGCAGGGCTTCCCTTCTGGCTTCACTGAACCAGGCCAGACGAATGTGGAAGACACCTACTCCATAGCGGCTGAGAACCGCTTGGCGCTCTTGCCAAAATTGTCCTTCATTGTCGGCGCAAGCTATGATTGGCGAGATCTCAAGCAAGCCGAGGAATATGGCACTCCGCCGACGGGTGGCGCTGCCCGCATTTTCAGCTATCCGCTGCGCAATGCGAGCGCATTCAACGGTCAAGGCCAACTTCTTTGGACGCCTGACGCAGACACCGGCATCCACGCCAGCATATCGTCGCGGGCGCGCTTCCCCACTATTTTCGAACGATTTAGCACTCAATTTGGCACCGCCGCATCGAACCCCGATCTGAAAGCAGAACGTGCCACCAATTATGAAATAGGCGGTTCTCGCCAATTCGGACCGCTGCGGGCGGAAGGCGCAGTTTTTTACAGCGACATCAGCGATGCGATCGTATCGGTACGTCCCGCTGGCTTCCCCGCCAATTCCACCCAGCGGCAAAATCTCGGTAGTGCCGAATATTATGGTGCAGAACTGGCACTAACCGCCCGCCTGAACCAGACGCTCGAACTTGGAGCAAACTATACCTATACGCACCGCTCCTTCGATATTGGCACGCCCGCCGCAGGTACGGTGGTTCCTGTATTTCGACTAACCGACGTGCCGACGCATAAAGGCTTCATCTATGCCTCATGGTCACCCATTCGCGCCCTTAACATCGTTCCGAGTGTGGACATCGCCTCGGATCGCACCACTGTAAGTACCGCGTCGCCCCGGGTTTATTATCGCACGGGCAGCTACGTGCAGGCCAATCTCAGGATTGACTATACGCTGCTGAACGGAGTCGAGATCGGTGTTGGCGCCCGAAATCTGTTCGATGACAACTATACGTTGACGGGTGGGTTTCCTGAGCCAGGGCGCAGCTTGTTCGTGAGTATCAGGGCGAGATATTAG
- a CDS encoding DUF389 domain-containing protein encodes MTETGTTFSKRAEARLEHVALYRWWRRAMVGNVDHEAIIERIVAESVWSPRYLFMTMMSAGIAVLGLLLSSPAVVIGAMLISPLMSPILGLGFSLALFDFAEMRRALIALAAGSACAVAFTATIVLLSPLQAATAEIIARTRPNLFDLVVALFAALAGTFAIIRGRGDTVVGVAIATALMPPLAVVGYGIATGNMPVLGGAFALFVTNFVTIALSATVMARFYGFGHSLSSQQSWTQTVLLILVFVAMAIPLGFSLKQIATEAVTVTQVRSFLNDRFGSDARVTQLDVNFDAEPIAVRSVVITPRTKAQRTVALQAELQQRLGRAVRLRLDQVLLEPGAGAIDVQREELRQAGDAAATEIARIAGLSQMLALAAGVEPEAVTIDRDHRRASVAAAPLPGASIATYRALEERAGREVKDWEVTIVPPQGPLPEIAFADNSDTLDTEGREAVLVSAWAAKRWNIRAMNVPGLPKAVPERPSLAQRRALAIAALLRDQGMAVSPVTGGAQRFRLTSATTVSP; translated from the coding sequence ATGACGGAAACGGGAACGACATTTTCAAAAAGGGCTGAAGCGCGGCTCGAACATGTGGCGCTCTATCGCTGGTGGCGCCGTGCCATGGTCGGGAATGTCGATCATGAAGCGATCATCGAGCGGATCGTCGCCGAAAGTGTATGGTCTCCCCGCTATCTGTTCATGACGATGATGTCCGCGGGCATCGCGGTGCTCGGCCTGCTGCTCTCGTCCCCGGCCGTGGTGATCGGTGCCATGCTCATCTCGCCGCTAATGAGCCCGATCCTGGGCCTCGGGTTCAGTCTCGCCCTGTTTGACTTCGCCGAAATGCGGCGCGCGCTGATCGCACTTGCGGCGGGGTCCGCGTGCGCGGTCGCCTTCACGGCGACCATTGTGCTGCTCTCGCCGCTCCAGGCAGCGACAGCCGAGATCATCGCGCGAACCCGGCCCAATCTCTTCGATCTGGTAGTGGCTCTGTTCGCCGCGCTGGCGGGAACCTTCGCAATCATTCGCGGGCGCGGCGACACGGTGGTGGGCGTTGCGATCGCCACTGCGCTGATGCCGCCGCTCGCTGTCGTCGGCTACGGCATCGCAACCGGCAATATGCCGGTACTCGGCGGCGCCTTTGCACTCTTTGTAACCAACTTCGTCACCATTGCGCTCTCGGCTACGGTGATGGCGCGGTTCTATGGCTTCGGCCATTCGCTCTCCAGCCAGCAGAGCTGGACGCAGACCGTGCTCCTGATCCTCGTGTTCGTCGCCATGGCGATTCCGCTCGGCTTCTCGCTCAAGCAGATCGCGACCGAAGCCGTTACGGTCACGCAGGTGCGCTCGTTTCTGAATGATCGGTTCGGTTCAGACGCGCGCGTCACTCAGCTCGACGTCAACTTCGACGCAGAGCCAATCGCAGTGCGCTCGGTGGTGATCACTCCGCGTACGAAAGCGCAGCGCACCGTCGCGCTGCAAGCAGAACTGCAGCAACGGCTGGGGCGGGCGGTTCGCCTGCGACTCGACCAGGTACTGCTCGAACCGGGCGCCGGAGCGATCGACGTGCAGCGCGAAGAACTGCGTCAAGCCGGCGACGCCGCCGCTACAGAAATCGCCCGGATTGCCGGACTGTCGCAGATGCTGGCACTCGCCGCAGGCGTCGAGCCCGAGGCAGTCACTATCGATCGCGACCATCGCCGTGCCAGCGTCGCAGCCGCGCCGCTCCCCGGTGCTTCGATCGCGACATATCGCGCGCTTGAAGAACGCGCGGGCAGGGAGGTGAAGGACTGGGAAGTCACGATTGTGCCACCCCAAGGTCCGCTGCCCGAGATCGCCTTTGCGGATAACAGCGACACGCTCGATACCGAGGGGCGTGAAGCGGTGCTGGTCTCCGCATGGGCAGCAAAGCGGTGGAACATCCGCGCGATGAATGTGCCTGGCCTGCCCAAGGCGGTTCCCGAGCGCCCTAGCCTGGCACAGCGCCGCGCACTGGCGATCGCAGCTCTGCTGCGCGATCAGGGCATGGCCGTGTCGCCGGTAACGGGGGGTGCCCAACGCTTCCGGCTCACCTCGGCGACAACCGTCTCCCCATGA
- a CDS encoding SDR family oxidoreductase, which translates to MKIVIIGGTGLIGRPLVGLLRAEGHEVVVASPSTGIDALTGAGLAQALTDAAVMVDVSNAPSFEDAAALAFFRGTTTNLLEAARDAGLRHVIALSVVGTDRLQASGYFRAKLVQEQLIAAGGIPYTIVRATQFFEFLSTIADGYTRDSAVYLPQIALQPVAAADVSALLAKIATAAPIGGIIEVAGPERAPLAEFTASWLGARDDPRRINVTAERDYFGAPANDGSLVPDENPRIAPTRFDEWLAARAPESAA; encoded by the coding sequence ATGAAGATCGTTATCATCGGTGGCACCGGGCTGATCGGCCGGCCGCTCGTCGGTCTGCTGCGAGCCGAGGGCCATGAGGTCGTCGTCGCTTCACCGAGCACCGGCATCGACGCGCTGACCGGCGCCGGCCTGGCGCAAGCGCTGACGGATGCCGCCGTCATGGTCGATGTCAGCAATGCCCCCTCGTTCGAGGACGCGGCCGCTCTCGCTTTCTTCCGCGGCACGACAACCAACTTGCTGGAAGCAGCACGGGACGCGGGATTGCGCCACGTCATCGCACTTTCGGTGGTGGGGACCGATCGTCTTCAGGCATCGGGTTATTTTCGCGCTAAGCTGGTTCAGGAGCAACTGATCGCCGCCGGCGGCATACCCTACACGATCGTCCGCGCCACGCAGTTCTTCGAGTTCCTATCCACCATCGCGGACGGCTACACGAGGGACAGCGCCGTGTATTTGCCACAGATTGCGCTCCAACCGGTCGCCGCAGCTGATGTCTCGGCCCTGCTTGCCAAGATCGCCACAGCTGCCCCGATCGGTGGCATCATCGAAGTGGCAGGACCGGAGCGCGCACCGCTGGCCGAGTTCACCGCCAGTTGGCTAGGCGCACGGGACGATCCACGCCGGATCAACGTCACCGCTGAACGTGACTATTTTGGCGCCCCCGCCAACGACGGCTCGCTTGTCCCGGATGAGAATCCACGGATCGCGCCCACGCGTTTCGATGAGTGGCTTGCCGCTCGCGCGCCGGAGAGCGCAGCATGA
- a CDS encoding tyrosine-type recombinase/integrase: protein MEMSETEPTATKRQVWNAGRTAGAKRALKPKQIWEIRFYLNQQRRLRDRALFDLAIDSKLRGCDLVGMKIGDLVSGGQIRTRAIVMQQKTDRPVQFELLPDARTSLLAWLERRGGTVDDYVFPSRVDHKGHLSTRQYARLVDEWVTGVGLMRSEYGTHSLRRTKASIIYRATGHLRAVQILLGHSKIENTVRYLGIDVEDALALAENTEI, encoded by the coding sequence ATGGAGATGTCTGAAACGGAACCCACTGCCACCAAGCGTCAGGTTTGGAATGCTGGAAGGACCGCAGGCGCCAAGCGCGCTCTGAAACCGAAACAAATATGGGAGATCCGATTCTACCTCAATCAGCAGCGGCGCTTGCGAGACCGGGCGCTGTTCGATCTGGCGATCGACAGCAAGCTCCGCGGTTGCGATCTCGTCGGGATGAAAATCGGCGACCTTGTCAGCGGTGGACAGATCCGGACACGCGCAATCGTGATGCAGCAAAAGACAGATCGACCTGTTCAGTTCGAACTGCTGCCGGACGCCCGTACCAGCCTATTGGCATGGCTTGAGCGCCGGGGCGGCACGGTGGACGATTATGTCTTTCCCAGTCGGGTGGATCACAAGGGCCATCTCAGCACCCGCCAGTATGCCAGGCTCGTAGATGAATGGGTGACGGGGGTAGGTCTGATGCGAAGCGAATATGGCACACACTCCCTTCGCCGAACGAAGGCATCGATCATCTACAGGGCGACCGGCCACCTACGTGCCGTTCAAATCCTTCTCGGCCATAGCAAGATCGAGAACACAGTGCGCTATCTCGGAATCGATGTGGAAGACGCGCTTGCCCTCGCCGAGAACACCGAAATCTAA
- the sigJ gene encoding RNA polymerase sigma factor SigJ, whose protein sequence is MLGSLSEAEDILQEAWLRWAATVQSVDTPAAYLTRIVTRLCLDQLKSARVRRETYVGAWLPEPLMGTTEEEETIADDVTLTLMLAMERLSPLERAAFLLHDVFDMALTDVARTLRREPAAVRQLASRARRHVQHARPRFTVEATEADRIARAFFAAARDGDAAALSAMLARDVEIHSDGGGKVIAFRNVVRGIERALRLFAGLRRKYTSAPTLLRTATINGLPGYVSIDRGDVLQTTALDVRDGRIAAIYIVRNPDKLRHLAAAFGTDGHPQHGH, encoded by the coding sequence ATGCTTGGCTCTCTCAGCGAGGCGGAAGATATCCTGCAGGAAGCGTGGCTGCGTTGGGCGGCAACGGTGCAGAGCGTTGACACGCCGGCAGCATATCTGACCCGCATTGTCACCCGCTTATGCCTCGATCAGCTCAAGTCCGCCCGGGTGCGCCGGGAGACCTATGTCGGTGCCTGGCTGCCTGAACCGTTGATGGGCACGACTGAGGAAGAGGAGACGATCGCCGACGACGTGACGCTCACACTGATGCTTGCAATGGAGCGCCTGTCCCCGCTGGAGCGTGCCGCCTTCCTGCTCCACGACGTGTTCGACATGGCGCTCACCGATGTCGCGAGGACATTGAGACGCGAGCCCGCCGCCGTCCGGCAGCTTGCCTCACGCGCACGCAGGCACGTACAGCATGCGCGACCGCGTTTCACCGTGGAGGCAACTGAGGCCGATCGGATCGCGCGCGCCTTCTTCGCTGCCGCCCGCGATGGTGACGCTGCCGCACTGTCTGCGATGCTGGCGCGCGATGTCGAAATACATTCCGATGGCGGCGGTAAGGTGATTGCCTTCCGCAATGTGGTGCGCGGGATCGAACGAGCGCTTCGCTTGTTCGCCGGGCTGCGTCGCAAGTACACGTCTGCGCCGACGCTGCTGCGCACCGCGACGATCAACGGCCTGCCCGGTTACGTCAGCATCGATCGTGGCGACGTGCTCCAGACGACCGCGCTCGACGTCCGCGATGGGCGCATCGCGGCGATCTATATAGTTCGTAATCCCGACAAGCTTCGTCATCTGGCGGCAGCTTTCGGCACAGACGGTCATCCACAGCACGGCCACTGA